Proteins encoded within one genomic window of Alphaproteobacteria bacterium:
- the ubiB gene encoding 2-polyprenylphenol 6-hydroxylase yields MFSAFIQIRRLLRIARIFARHDALFPLERMGVAPVVVALARMLSRRDVAGRPGERLAAALEELGPSFIKLGQALSVRSDLVGEEIAHDLAKMQDNLPPFPAGNARTIIEAELQAPIESLFESFDDEPVAAASIAQVHFARTADDGDVAVKVLRPGIEARFRRDIDLFLWLARMIERTQPALRRLRPLEVVRMFEATVNVELDLRLEAAAGSELRDNTENDPRFRVPKIDWVRTGRRVMTLERIDGVRIDDIAALEAAGLVPRDILQRCAESFFNQVFRDGFFHADIHPGNMFVARDGALCPVDFGIMGRLDIRTRNYLADMLVGFLERDYKRVAEVHFEAGYVPARMSVGNFTQAIRSIGEPILGKPLHEISLARLLAHLFQITETFEMEAQPQLLLLQKTMLVAEGVGRKLDPTVNMWLLAKPLVENWVMANRGPDARIRDAVTDAVSNLERLPRLVGRAEAVVEALSGDYEFGRMTRGGGDRATRQYRTPNWVVVCLIAIIGVLLLRAM; encoded by the coding sequence ATGTTTTCGGCGTTTATCCAGATCAGGCGACTGCTCCGTATTGCCCGCATATTCGCGCGCCATGACGCCCTGTTTCCCCTGGAGCGCATGGGCGTTGCGCCGGTCGTCGTTGCCCTGGCGCGCATGCTGTCCCGGCGAGACGTCGCGGGGCGTCCCGGCGAACGGCTGGCGGCGGCGCTGGAGGAACTGGGCCCCAGTTTCATCAAGCTGGGGCAGGCCCTGTCGGTCCGATCCGACCTCGTCGGCGAGGAAATCGCCCATGATCTTGCAAAAATGCAGGACAACCTGCCGCCGTTTCCGGCAGGCAATGCCCGCACCATCATCGAGGCGGAATTGCAGGCGCCGATCGAATCGCTGTTCGAAAGCTTCGATGACGAACCCGTTGCCGCGGCATCCATTGCACAGGTCCATTTCGCCCGGACCGCCGACGACGGCGACGTCGCCGTCAAAGTATTGCGGCCGGGGATCGAGGCGCGGTTCCGGCGCGATATCGACCTGTTCCTGTGGCTGGCCCGGATGATCGAGCGGACCCAGCCGGCCTTGCGCCGGCTCCGGCCGCTGGAGGTCGTTCGCATGTTCGAGGCGACGGTCAACGTGGAACTGGATCTGCGGCTGGAAGCGGCCGCGGGGTCGGAACTGCGCGACAATACGGAAAACGATCCCCGATTCCGCGTACCGAAAATCGACTGGGTCCGGACCGGTCGCCGTGTCATGACGCTGGAACGGATCGACGGCGTTCGCATCGACGACATTGCGGCGCTGGAAGCGGCCGGGCTTGTGCCGCGCGATATTCTGCAGCGGTGCGCCGAATCGTTTTTCAACCAGGTGTTCCGCGACGGATTCTTCCATGCGGATATCCACCCGGGCAACATGTTCGTCGCCCGGGACGGCGCGCTGTGCCCTGTCGATTTCGGCATCATGGGGCGGCTGGACATCCGGACCCGGAACTACCTGGCCGACATGCTGGTCGGATTTCTGGAGCGCGATTACAAGCGCGTCGCGGAAGTTCATTTTGAAGCCGGGTACGTCCCGGCCCGCATGTCCGTCGGCAATTTCACCCAAGCCATACGCTCTATCGGGGAACCGATATTAGGCAAACCGCTACATGAGATTTCCCTCGCGCGATTGCTGGCGCATCTGTTTCAGATCACGGAGACATTCGAAATGGAGGCGCAACCGCAACTTCTGTTGTTGCAAAAAACCATGCTGGTCGCCGAAGGCGTGGGCCGGAAGCTGGACCCCACCGTCAATATGTGGCTCCTGGCCAAGCCGCTGGTCGAGAACTGGGTGATGGCCAACCGCGGACCAGATGCCCGGATTCGCGACGCGGTTACCGATGCGGTATCGAACCTGGAGCGGCTGCCCCGGTTGGTCGGCCGCGCGGAAGCGGTGGTCGAGGCGTTGAGCGGCGATTACGAATTCGGCCGGATGACCCGCGGCGGCGGAGATCGCGCCACGCGGCAGTACCGGACCCCGAACTGGGTGGTCGTCTGCCTGATCGCGATCATCGGGGTCCTGCTGC
- the ubiE gene encoding bifunctional demethylmenaquinone methyltransferase/2-methoxy-6-polyprenyl-1,4-benzoquinol methylase UbiE: MMQHADDEQKTHFGFREVGKGEKARLVRNVFDRVARRYDLMNDLMSMGVHRLWKASLIDQLKPRANMHLIDLAGGTGDIARRFRDAGGGSATVCDINAEMISVGRDRALDRGMLDRIRWVVGDAEALPFSDRSTDAYTVAFGLRNVTDMDRALREARRVLKPGGRFLCLEFSHVVLPLLADIYDRYSFVVVPALGARVAGDADSYRYLVESIRRFPAQEELAARMTAAGLEQVTVRNLSGGIAAIHAAWRI, translated from the coding sequence ATGATGCAACATGCCGATGACGAACAAAAAACTCATTTCGGCTTCCGGGAAGTCGGGAAGGGTGAAAAGGCGCGGCTGGTGCGCAACGTGTTCGATCGCGTGGCGCGGCGCTATGACCTGATGAACGACCTGATGTCGATGGGCGTGCATCGCCTGTGGAAGGCGTCGCTGATCGATCAGCTGAAGCCGCGCGCCAACATGCATCTGATCGACCTGGCCGGCGGCACCGGCGATATTGCAAGGCGCTTTCGCGATGCCGGCGGCGGCAGCGCCACGGTCTGCGATATCAACGCCGAAATGATTTCCGTCGGGCGCGACCGAGCCCTGGACCGCGGAATGCTCGACAGGATCCGGTGGGTTGTCGGGGACGCGGAGGCGCTGCCGTTTTCAGACCGCAGTACGGACGCCTATACCGTTGCCTTTGGATTGCGCAACGTCACCGACATGGATCGCGCGCTGCGCGAGGCGCGCCGGGTGCTGAAGCCGGGCGGCCGGTTTCTCTGCCTGGAATTCAGCCATGTGGTGCTGCCGCTGCTGGCGGATATCTACGACCGTTATTCTTTCGTGGTGGTCCCGGCGCTGGGCGCGCGGGTTGCCGGCGATGCGGATTCATACCGCTACCTGGTTGAAAGCATCCGCCGCTTTCCGGCGCAGGAGGAACTGGCTGCGCGCATGACCGCGGCGGGGCTGGAGCAGGTAACGGTACGCAACCTGTCCGGCGGGATCGCGGCGATCCACGCCGCCTGGCGCATCTAG
- the mutM gene encoding bifunctional DNA-formamidopyrimidine glycosylase/DNA-(apurinic or apyrimidinic site) lyase — MPELPEVETVCRGLRMPLEGRVLKRVVQRRADLRFPFPDGFAARLTGRRVQRIDRRAKFILMTLDDDAVVIIHLGMSGRMTIVDADAAPPPGPHDHVEFETDDGMLIRYCDPRRFGMMDLTTAAALGDHRMLRHLGPEPLGNAFNAAVLSAALAGKRTPVKAALLDQRVVAGLGNIYICEALHRAGISPRRMAATIPGARAERLVREIRDVLGEAIAAGGSSLRDYVQASGDLGYFQHQWQVYGREGERCRQPACAGVISRIVQSGRSTFLCSAHQR; from the coding sequence ATGCCAGAATTGCCCGAAGTCGAAACCGTCTGCCGCGGTCTGCGCATGCCACTGGAGGGGCGCGTCCTGAAGCGCGTGGTTCAGCGGCGGGCTGACCTGCGGTTTCCGTTTCCCGATGGCTTTGCCGCGCGCCTGACCGGCCGCCGCGTGCAGCGGATCGACCGACGGGCGAAGTTCATCCTGATGACGCTGGACGACGACGCCGTCGTGATCATCCATCTCGGCATGTCCGGGCGGATGACCATCGTCGATGCCGACGCCGCCCCGCCGCCGGGTCCGCATGATCATGTCGAATTCGAAACGGACGACGGCATGCTGATCCGGTATTGCGACCCGCGCCGGTTTGGCATGATGGACCTGACCACGGCGGCGGCGCTGGGCGACCATCGGATGCTGCGCCACCTGGGGCCCGAACCGCTGGGCAATGCGTTCAACGCGGCGGTTCTGAGTGCGGCGCTTGCCGGCAAGCGCACGCCGGTCAAGGCGGCGCTGCTGGACCAGCGCGTCGTCGCAGGCCTGGGAAATATCTATATTTGCGAGGCGCTGCACCGCGCGGGCATTTCGCCACGGCGGATGGCCGCGACCATCCCCGGCGCGCGGGCCGAACGCCTGGTCCGCGAGATCCGCGATGTGCTGGGCGAAGCAATTGCGGCTGGCGGCTCGTCGCTGCGCGATTACGTGCAGGCGTCAGGCGATCTGGGCTATTTCCAGCACCAGTGGCAGGTCTATGGCCGCGAGGGCGAACGCTGCCGGCAACCGGCATGCGCCGGCGTCATCAGCCGCATCGTGCAGAGCGGGCGATCCACTTTCCTTTGCTCCGCGCATCAACGATGA